The genome window TGTTGTAGGAAATCTCGGCCGAGGCGTTAAGGCCGGTGACCTGCGTAATCCTCGCGCGGATCTCCGACGCGATCTCGGTGGCGGTCTCGATGCCCTTTAGATTTTCGGTGACATCGAGATAGGCTTCGTCGAGCGAGAGCGGTTCGATCACCGGCGTGTATTCGGCGAAGATCTCGCGGATCTGCTGAGAGACCGCCTTGTGGACATCGAAGCGCGGCGGCACAAAGATCAGGTCGGGGCATTTGCGCTTCGCGGTGACCGACGGCATCGCCGAGTGGACGCCGAATTTGCGAGCTTCGTAGCTCGCCGCCACCACGCCGCGGGCGGCCGATCCGCCAAAGGCAAGCGGTTTGCCGCGCAAATCCGGATTATCGCGCTGCTCGACCGACGCATAAAACGCGTCTATGTCGATATGGGCGATTTTTCGGGCAATGGCCGTGCGCATGTCGTTCATGACGGCTTCAAAGATGGCGATTGCGTCGACATGAAAAATTCACGCCGAAACAAAAAGAGAACATAGCAGGCTTCGACGCGATATCAACCGGGTCAAAATGACAAGTGAGGGCGAGTCCATATGCCATCTCCTGTTAGTCTCGGCGTGAGCCCAAGATCGCTGCTGCCTCTTTGCGCAGGCTGCAAGGAGGGTCCTCCGCAGGCCCGTCAGGTCGCTGATCGGTTTCGTCTGGTCCAAAATCTTAGGGCCGCCGTCTACGAACAAATGCGCTTGGCCAACTGCACGTTAGGCGCCGAACTTGTCAGAATCGATGAGGTCGCGCTCTGACGGTCGCCTGGAAGTGTGGGCTATCGTCGGGATTGGCTGCTTGCGCAGTCGCCGTTCTGATCAATTTTCTGCAAAATCCCAGCATTAAGGATAGTTGCCGCTATGTTGAATTATGTGCTCCGCTCGCCGATAACAATCTGGTCTATGGCTGCTCCGGCTGTGGTTTTTCTGGCTGGAGCAATCCTTGGTGCGTTGATGGGACCGCTTCCGCCGTTCGTCATGACAGTTGAATTCGCATTGCTCACTTTGACGATGGCGCTATCCGCGCTAGGTGTCCTGCTCAGCGTTGCGCCTCCATCCATCACAAGGCGTGAGGTGAAATGGGCGAACGAAAACGCCGCGGTCCTTTACACAATCCCCGTAACCTTCGAGGAAGTAGATTTTATTCCACCTCTTTTGAGCAGGGTTGCCGCTTATCGGGATGATGACGGCACGCGCCGGCGCGTGCCGTCTTACGAGTTGCGGGCATTGCGTGCTTGAGCCCATGCCTTCAACGCAAATTAGCTGTCGCTCTTCATAGTCACTCTCTGTACGACCCCATCCCACTGACCCGCGCAGATCATCCGTCACGCTCCTGTCGGTAACCGATGATGGCGGCGAGACGACACAAGGTTCTTTCTGAACCGACCGGCCCATCTGCGGTTTTGAGAATGCCACAAAAAGAGAAATAACGGACCGGGTACGAAATCGCGGAATCGTGTTGCAGATTTCGGCAGGTCCATAGGAATTTTTCGAGCATATTTTATGGAATAACAGCTGGCCGAAAATGTTGAATTACTCAGGGAAACAGCGCTCCCGCTTCCCGTAATGTCGACGCCTACTTGGCTTTGACAGCAACTGCCGCCAGCAGTAACTCAAGTTTCGCGTAAAGGACTGGCGGCGGTGTATCCACACGTCTGGAAAAGACCTGCGAAGATTTCTTTCTTTTTCTCGCTTCACCCACACGCGCCTCTCACTCACTTTGCGCTCGGGAGGACAATCAGCAAGCCAGAGGCTCTGGCCGCCCTGGCGTGCTCCATGCGAGCGATTTCGCGAATTCAAATGAGTGGATTTTTATACTGCTCGATGTGCATTTGGATCGCAATCGCCTCGTAAAGCGCCTCAGGCGTTTTCTCACCGGCGACTACGCGGTTAACCGCAGCGGCCATTGCAGACTTCCCACAATCGCTGTCGAGGTCAACGTGGTTCTTTTCGCACCAGAGTTTGACGACCGTCGCAACTATCTCGACTTCATCATCTTCGAGGGTAAGTAAGTTGGAGAGCAACATTAATGTGCGTTCCAGAGGCAAACGGACCTGGATATCTAGTCGCCGCGCCGATTGTCACGTTACGCCGTTTTGATCTCTCTGACAAATCGACCGAGGAGGCGGCTCGGCTGATCGCGGCTAGCAAGCCGTTCGTTTTCGAGGCATCACATATCGTGCACTAAGCGAAACTTGTCGTTATTCGGCGCACCAGCCTCAGTGATGCGACTGAAGTGACAAGGGTCGGTTGCAGCGCGGTGGGCGAACTTGTCCTCGCCGCGCCCGCGGTGGCGCTCAGCAATCGGCTGATGTTCAAATTTGCGCGACCAAGATGACGCAGGGGAACTTTGTTGGGAACGCATCCGCGCCTCTGAAGTTCTGACCGTCAAGCCGGCCCGAAGGCGTACCGGCCATGCCACCTGAAATTAAAAGGACGTGCACGATGACCGAAGCCGCTCATGATTCCACGCTCGATTTCAACCGCCGCGCCCTGATCAAGGGAACCTTGTTCGGCGTCGCCACCGTACCCTTGGTATGGGGCAGTGATGCATCGGCGGCGCCGAGTGCCGTCCAGACGGTGAAAGCATATGGTACTGCGTCCATCTCGCTCACCATCAACCGGCAGCAGTATAAGCTTGATGTTGACGTGCGAGCGAGCCTGCTGGATGCATTGCGAGATACGGCCGGGCTGACCGGGACCAAAAAAGGCTGCGACCATGGCCAGTGCGGCGCCTGCACAGTTCTCGTCGACGGCAAGCGGCAGCTTTCCTGCATGAGCTTTGCCGTCATGAACCAAGGCAAACAGATTACGACCATCGAGGGCCTCGAAAGCGCTGGTGGTGAATTGCATCCGATGCAACAGGCTTTCCTGGATCATGACGCCTTCCAGTGTGGTTATTGCACGCCGGGGCAAATCCTCTCGGGCATCGCCTGTATCAATGAAGGTCACGCCTCGACCGACGATGATATCCGTGAATATATGAGCGGCAATCTTTGTCGCTGTGCCGCCTATCCCAACATCGTTGCAGCGGTGAAACAGGCCCGTGACAAAATGGGGAGGGCCTGATCATGCTTCCCTTTAGTTACCAGAAACCGGCTAACGTCGATGGCGCCATAGCTCTCGGACGCAATGACCGAAGAGAACCGACGCGGGCCAATGCCCAGTTCATCGCCGGCGGCACCAATATGCTCGACTACATGAAGCTCGGCGTCACACGGCCGGCCGAACTCATTGACCTCAATGGCTTGGAGGAGAGCGAGCTCCGCTCCGTCACCGTCTCTGACCGCCAGATCCGCCTCGGCGCCTTGTCACGCATGGCCGAAGTCGAAGACAACAAGGATATTCAACAGCGCGCTCCTGTGCTTACCGATAGTCTGAGACTTGCCGCCTCGCGCCAGATCCGCAACATGGCGAGCATCGGCGGCAATGTCCTGCAGCGGACGCGCTGCGAGTATTTCCGGGAGACGTCCTGGCCATGCAACAGACGCAATCCGGGTTCCGGCTGCGCGGCGCTCGAAGGCTTCAATCGCCAGCATGCCGTGCTCGGCGGTAGTGACGCCTGTATCGCCACCTATCATGGCGATTTTGCCCAGGCGCTGGTGGCGCTGGATGCCATTGTCGAGGTTGCGGGACATGGCGGTAAGCGGCGCATAGCATTCGCGGACTTGCATCGTCTGCCGGCTGACACGCCGGAGATCGAAACCAATCTCCAGGCCGACGACGTGATCACCGCAATCACAATCCCGATCGAGCCATGGATGACACGCTCGCGCTACCTCAAGATCCGCGACCGGCAATCCTATGCATTCGCACTTGCCTCCGTCGCAGTTGCCCTCGATGTCGCGGACGGCCGGGTGCGGGACGTCCGCATCGGTCTCGGCGGCCTCGCCACAGTGCCATGGCGCGCAAGAGAGGCGGAAGAGGCGCTCAAGGGCCAGACGCTGAACGAAGAAATGGCAACCAAGGCGGCAGCCTCTGCCTTCGCTGGAGCAAAATCCCGGCAGCACAATGCTTTCAAGATCGCGCTCGGCCAGCAGACATTGGTCCGGGCGCTCCTCGAAACCAATGACATGAGGGTCTGATCATGATCGAAGCAGCACCGACCCCAAAAGAGAACATGGGCGAGCCGGTCGTTCGCGTCGACGGTCGGCTGAAGGTCACGGGCAAAGCTCGTTATCCCGCCGATATTCCCGTCTCCAATCTCGCTTATGGTGTGCTGGTGACAAGCACGATTGCCCGCGGCACGCTGAAATCGCTTGAGACAGACATGGCACGCAAGGTGCCGGGGGTGATCGATGTGATCACCCAGGCGGATGTGAAGGGCAAGGTCGCCAGACCTAAGTTCGGAGGCTCGACTGCAACCTCGATCGCGCCGCTGCAGGATTCGACGATCCAGCACGATGGCGAGATCATCGCTGTCGTGGTCGGCGAGACGTTCGAGGCAGCGCGCGAAGGCGCGATGCTGGTCAAGGCCGACTATCTCAAGCAAGAGCCGAGTACGACATTCGGTTCCGCCGGCGTTGAGACGGTCGCGGCAAAGGACGTGTCCGAGCGACACAAGGAAGACCCAAAAGTCGGTGACTTTGACAGGAATTTCGCTGTTGCCGAGGTGAAGATCGACGCGGAATACCTGATGCCGACGCAGCATCACAATCCGATCGAGCTCTTTTCGACAACGGCGATCTGGAATGGTGAGGAGGTCGTGATCCACGAACCCAGCCAGAACGTGAGCGGCTGGAAAATAGAGATCGCCAAGGAGCTGATGATCGATCCTGATCACGTTCGTGTCGTCAGTCCCTTTATCGGCGGCGCTTTCGGTTCCAAGGGGCCGATCACGCCACGTACGGCGATCATCGCCTAT of Rhizobium sp. NXC24 contains these proteins:
- a CDS encoding (2Fe-2S)-binding protein yields the protein MTEAAHDSTLDFNRRALIKGTLFGVATVPLVWGSDASAAPSAVQTVKAYGTASISLTINRQQYKLDVDVRASLLDALRDTAGLTGTKKGCDHGQCGACTVLVDGKRQLSCMSFAVMNQGKQITTIEGLESAGGELHPMQQAFLDHDAFQCGYCTPGQILSGIACINEGHASTDDDIREYMSGNLCRCAAYPNIVAAVKQARDKMGRA
- a CDS encoding xanthine dehydrogenase family protein subunit M, which codes for MLPFSYQKPANVDGAIALGRNDRREPTRANAQFIAGGTNMLDYMKLGVTRPAELIDLNGLEESELRSVTVSDRQIRLGALSRMAEVEDNKDIQQRAPVLTDSLRLAASRQIRNMASIGGNVLQRTRCEYFRETSWPCNRRNPGSGCAALEGFNRQHAVLGGSDACIATYHGDFAQALVALDAIVEVAGHGGKRRIAFADLHRLPADTPEIETNLQADDVITAITIPIEPWMTRSRYLKIRDRQSYAFALASVAVALDVADGRVRDVRIGLGGLATVPWRAREAEEALKGQTLNEEMATKAAASAFAGAKSRQHNAFKIALGQQTLVRALLETNDMRV